In Thiovulum sp. ES, a genomic segment contains:
- a CDS encoding hypothetical protein (IMG reference gene:2508610860_SP): MFWKGVGILDIILFEQKNQKKT, encoded by the coding sequence TTGTTTTGGAAAGGTGTTGGAATTTTAGATATAATTCTATTTGAACAAAAAAACCAAAAAAAGACCA